The Drosophila simulans strain w501 chromosome 3R, Prin_Dsim_3.1, whole genome shotgun sequence genome contains the following window.
GGTCGCTGCTATCACTGAGCTATGCTTCTTGACAACTGATTTATCAGTGGCACACGAGATACGTGTGCCCCCTTTCAATCAGCTTGCAGCTGCAGGTGGTGCAgttggtgtttttttattttcggctgCACCACATAAATTCCAACGCACCACCGTGGTCGAAGATCAAAGCCGGAGGATGCCGGTAATGGGGAGCAGATGTTGGAAACCCTCCCACCGAGATGAACTGCAGATACATTGCAACAGGTGgaaaaaaggtggaaaatcgaTGAGAGTGCACGTTAGAAAGTTACCGCAACCTTTCCACGAAACACGGTCGCTGTATCTgagtgaaatttaattaaaacacacTGCCAATGGTTCACTGACATACCGATGCCTTTCCTATAAAAGTGCCATGCGCACACATCATAAAAAGTTTGaggcctcctcctccacctccacctcctcctcctcctccacctccacctcctcctcctcctcctccaccatcGTTGAAGGCCAGCGGGAAATTGGTAATGGTAATCGGGCAGTGGTAATTGAAAATTCGCAGCACgtgcttctgtttctgctccCGTTGACACAGTGAGTGCGGAAAGTATGCCCACTTCATGCCATCTGATAAGCTCCTCGCGAGCTTTTTTTCcacttgttttttatttgttatctACTTCCGCGAGCGTTGGCATTTCTGCTTATCACGATCACGGTTTTCTGCTTATCTGATGATCACGCACTTATGTATTTTTAGCGCAAGGTTTTTAGATAAGACTACCAGGAAAAACGCAGTTTTCCGTCGAAGATAGTGGTGGAGTTTTAGTCATCTTAAATTGAGTTAAACTATTCtgtttattcaaaataaaccCCTTTCTGCAGAAAATCATTTGTTCCTTACATCAGTTCAACTGATCGCATACTTTTGGTCGCCACTGTTCTATGCGTTTTGGCGCAGGTCCAACAAGTTTGGTACTTCTTAGTTTTTTCAACGGACTGTTTTGGCCCTTATAATGagctaaacattaattttCACTTGAGTTAATTTTTCGCCATAAAGAGCGAGTTTAACGATCGTTTTAGGCCAGCAACTCAGCGGGGTGGCTGGAAAACGAGGGTGGAGGGGGATTGGTTTTTCACATGTCGTTCTCGACACTTCGCTAAATGGCCCGCTAACATTCTGTGTTTTCCAAAGCACTCGAGCCTTGGCTAAATTATGCTATAAATCAGTTTGATGTTGTTGCCATCAATTGTTTACATGGACGGAATGTATGCATATAATGCATTGGCATTCCACGCATTTCGAAACAATAATTCGAAGCGATGatctataaacaaattttgaatgcagtgaaaacaatcaattaattgGACAAAGCATAAACTTTATGGCCCAGTTGTAAAACTATAGATATGTGGGTGTGATAATTTCCGATGGCTTCGTGTTCTTTTGGGggaaatgcatatatatgtataataaaaGGGAAGAAAACTTCTTGATTTATAAGCTTTTAAACTTCTCAATCAGAATCTCTGATACCTTGAATTGTTattaaattgtgttttatatattttccaggCGGTCAGCTGAAGaccaaaaatggccaaaagtaCGTTTTCAATGGACCCCCATCGGGGGTTTATGTCTCCAAAGCCTGCCTGATCATCGCTGCCTTCATCACCGTGCTGGCCCTACTCTTCACCATTGCCATAACCTATTTTGTGACCAGGCAGGGATTGAATCCCAAGGAGGTGACGCCCAGGTGAGTGCTGGTGAACCCGATCCATGTTAAATAAACGGGTGTGGTTTGCCTATTAAGTTTGGCCGggtatttgctttatttcgcGTTTCCGTTTTGCATTTCTGCTAAACGTTTTGGCAAGCGTGCTAATTGGCAGTCGAAGGCTATACATATGACCTCATTCGGAAAGTGAAAGCAGTTTATGCTTTTCCTCCGACGCATTTCGAGGTGTGGAAGGGTCAAACGAATGAGAATTGGGTGTGACCCGAGCACTTTGCATACAACAACGAGTCCAAACTGATTTGTATCCTTCCACGCAGTTGCATCACCGCCGATCATCCCGATGTGAATGCGACGCCCATCCAAACCGCCGGCTGGGTGAGCATGAATTCCCCGCCTCCTCTGGaggcagccacgcccactgcgaTGGCAAGTCCCACGCCTACAAACACACCCACCGTAACCACAACCTTGGCCATGCCTGCGTCGAGTGCGAAGCCCGAAACCAGGATGGTGGATCCGAAAGTGGGTGACATTCCGGCGGTGgagccagcagcaggagaagtCGAGGATAGCACGACCAAGCCCATCAATCGTCCACTTAAGCTCTACGAAGGATGGCGTCCACTTCACTATAGGTAAGTGAATCACTTAGCCACTTGGAGCAACAATTGCTCTTAATGAATATTAAACCAAACACGCGCCGCAAGAACCTCATTCTGCTGAAATTGCTTTGCATGCgcgcatttcaatttcagcgAAGATGCAGCTGACATCTAAATTGCTCACTCAGATTTTCCACAATTTCCGGCTCTTTTTGCTGCCACTGCAAATGCTGGAATCGATCTTATTCCTATCACGCTGACACTTGATAGAAAACTGTATCAATTTGTCTAGCTAAAACGTTGTGATCAAGATGTGTTTTGACAAGCTAAgacatttaaacatttaacgAGATAATTGGGATTAAGCCATCAAAAGTTTAGACAAGACAATTACCACATTTCAACTGGTGATAATGCAGTTTATAACACAAATTATAAGCAATTAAAGATTTATTCAGAAATTTGTAAACTTGCATCACATCCACTGGGTGGAAACTTACATAGAAACTGAAAAAAAGGATTGAAATAAACTAAGCAGTAGTTCTAGAAAAGTTTCCCAAGGAGTGTGCTATTAAATGGCAAATACATGCTAATGGAGTAAACTTATTCTCATAAATATGGATACACAGCCGCCGAGCCCTTATCCTTATCCTTGGCAGCTACTCCACTGGCATCCACCCCAAACCTAAGCAGCCCCATTGACGTCACTTTTCTGTGCTCGCGCGGGTACAACACATTTACTTTTCTATTTCTATGGAAGGAAGTGGGTCAAGGATTGAGCCGTTGCAGTTCAGTAGTCGCCGTGTACCAAAGTGGAGAACCCACCAGCCAGCCACTTGCAGTCGGGCTAACAACTTGTTTAGGCCACCGCAGGAGATGGCCAGTTAGGAGCCAAAGAGACCAGTAGTCAGTGGGAAATCGGTTAGGCCTatgccatccatccatccatcggTCACACTTCGCAGAAGAGGCGGCTGAGATCTAAGGAAAGAATTGAGGCACGCCGACAGTCGGCATGACATAATGCGCCAAATAGATGGCCCGAtagaaagatacaaagatagaAAGATACTTTGCGCAATGAAGATGCGCAGCTCCCCGGTAGCCGCATGCATTAATATAATTGACACAGAAAGCCCAAGCTGGGCATTAATTTGTGCACCGCACGCagcctaaaaaataaaaactccaGATGTGGGGAAAGTCCAGGGCAATCCGGTGGATGGAGTCGATTCTTGATGGATGGCGGCAAGTGCAGCACAGTTTTGCCACTCGAGCGGATCGATGGCAAGTGATTTTGCAGCTGCCGATCAAAGCGCACAACAGCGTTGACcggctgtatctgtatccgtatcttcGTCTGTGTGGCAGATACTATCTGAAAGCTCGCTTCCTGGTTGCACCCAGAACACGCATTGTAAGCCAATCGCCTCAATTAATTGCAACTAGGCGCAAAGCCCGCACCCAGGGGATTCCAGTTTGGCCAGGGGTTGGGTTGGAGGACTCGGCATTGGAGTTGAAGTCGATGGATGGGGCTCCAACTGGCTGCATCTGCCAGCGGGTCTGTGGCATTCTTGGCATTCGTGTGTGAGCGAATGAGCCGGGGGAATTGATATTCAATCTTTGTGAAGTACTCTAGCAGTCAGGGGTTAGTCAACTTTTTGAAGATactttatgtatttaaaataatttcgagaaattacttttaattatatgACAATTAATGGAACGTCAttatcttaaaatatatttaattgcaaatcactttatttaaatgccaCTTACATTATGTTCTTCAAACGAACTTAATCAAATAGTTGAAGATAGGTGTGTTAAATATAGCAGAGTTTAGCAAGCATAGAGCATTGCATATTGGTGGTTGCCAGCTAGCCAATTATTGCGCTTCTTGTTTGCTTTGATTTGATCGCCGATGCGGCTTTTGATGgcatgcatttcatttgccgcCATTCCGAACTAATGGCGGCGTCCGAAGTTCGAGGCAGACCGCAATGCCCCCGAATGGCGACGAATGGGTGCCAAACACATGTTTGTTTGTGGTCCCCTCTAATTTGCCCTCTTGGCGGgcgattgattgattgattgattggcaCTTTTGATGGCAGCGACCTGgcgtttttggccaacatttgcatttcacctGCAAATGCAGAGCATTTCCCGTTCTATTTATATGATACCTACTCAACTATATGATACTCCTCCTCTTGCAGCCTTTTGATTGAGCCAAGTGTGGCAACATCTATCAGCAACGGCAGCCTGACCATCGAGATCGAACGCGATGTGTCCAAGGTGACCAGCTGGGAGCCCATCGTGCTCGACGTGCACAATGTGAGCATCTCCAATGTCCGGGTGATCCGCTACCTTGAGGATGCCGCCGGGAATTCCAGTGAGGAACAGGACTTGGATTTCGACAGCGACTACGGGGAGGACAATGCCACGTTTGTGATTCAATTGGGCAAGGCTTTGGCGGTGGAGACCCAGCTGAGAGTGCTGCTCAGTCTGGATTTTGTGAGCCAGGTGACGGATACACTGCAGGGCGTCTACAAGACCAGCTACACCAATCCGGACACCAAGAATGAAGAGTAAGTCAAGCCCCACATCTCCACGAAAGTTCATCTTCTAAAGTTCCCCTTACTTTTTAGATGGATGATAAGCACTCAGTTCTCGCCCGTCGATGCCCGTCGCGCCTTTCCCTGCTTCGATCGTCCGGACATGAAAGCCAACTTCTCGATCAGCATAATCAGACCCATCCAGTACAAGATGGCCCTGTCCAACATGCCCAAGTCGGGAAGCCGTCGCTTCCGCCGAGGTTTCATAAGGGACGATTTCGAGACCACGCCGAAGATGCCCACTTACCTGGTGGCTTTCATCGTGTCCAACATGGTGGATTCGCGGCTTGCCAGTCAGGACAGTGGGATGACGCCGCGAGTGGAGATCTGGACGCGACCCCAGTTCGTGGGCATGACTCACTATGCGTACAAGATGGTGCGAAAGTTCCTGCCCTACTACGAGGACTTCTTCGGGATCAAGAATAAGCTGCCCAAAATCGATTTGGTGTCTGTGCCGGACTTTGGATTCGCTGCCATGGAAAACTGGGGACTGATAACCTTCCGCGATTCGGCGCTACTGGTGCCCGAGGATCTGCAGCTGGCCTCCTCATCGGAGCACATGCAGGTGGTGGCCGGAATCATTGCTCACGAGCTAGCCCACCAGTGGTTCGGCAACCTAGTGACCCCGAAGTGGTGGGACGATCTCTGGCTGAAGGAGGGCTTCGCCTGCTACATGAGCTACAAGGCGCTGGAGCACGCCCATCCGGAGTTCCAGAGCATGGACACTCTGACCATGCTGGAGTTCAAGGAGTCGATGGAGCACGATGCGGACAACACCTCGCATGCCATATCCTTTGATGTGCGCTCCACCAACGATGTCAGGCGGATTTTCGATCCCATCAGCTACTCAAAGGGCACCATTCTGCTGCGCATGCTCAATTCGATCGTGGGCGATGTGGCCTTCCGTTCGGCCACTCGTGATCTTCTAAAGAAGTTCGCCTACGGAAACGTGGACAGAGATGATCTGTGGGCCATGCTCACGCGCCATGGTCACGAACAGGGTACTCTGCCCAAGGATCTGAGTGTCAAGCAGATCATGGACTCGTGGATCACCCAGCCCGGTTATCCGGTGGTCAATGTGGAGCGTCGTGGTGCTGATCTCGTGCTGCGCCAGGAACGCTATCTGCTGCCCTCCAAGAACACTGCGGATCAGAGCACCTGGTTCATACCCATCACCTTCGAGACGGATGAGCTGCGCAAGGGCGACAACATACCCACCCACTGGATGAGGAGCGAGGACGAAGAGGAGCTCATCGTGGGCAATGTCTTCGCGCatagcagcaacagcgacaaCGTGATCTATCTGAATCTCAACCGGCAGGGTTACTATCGTGTTAACTACGATATGACCTCTTGGCTGGCGCTCAAGAAGAACTTTAGCACACTGCCCAGGATCACAAGGGCCCAGTTGCTGGATGATGCACTGCATCTGTCGCAGGCGGAATACCTTACCTACGACATACCGTAAGTTTGAGAAGTAAGAAAAGTAATGGAATTATTAACATAAAAAGCTTTTGCCTTTA
Protein-coding sequences here:
- the LOC6729795 gene encoding aminopeptidase N isoform X1 codes for the protein MEGGYVNEEDSDAIMGVESPAIISFTNPKLQMPLMASAIYAPTTTTTTTSTAGTPTSAKNASASATASASASLSSPAGPLAAGSASTSSAAAGGGPWQGLVAKLRNFKLDDTKNIRKRFHFDYISKDRFLGGQLKTKNGQKYVFNGPPSGVYVSKACLIIAAFITVLALLFTIAITYFVTRQGLNPKEVTPSCITADHPDVNATPIQTAGWVSMNSPPPLEAATPTAMASPTPTNTPTVTTTLAMPASSAKPETRMVDPKVGDIPAVEPAAGEVEDSTTKPINRPLKLYEGWRPLHYSLLIEPSVATSISNGSLTIEIERDVSKVTSWEPIVLDVHNVSISNVRVIRYLEDAAGNSSEEQDLDFDSDYGEDNATFVIQLGKALAVETQLRVLLSLDFVSQVTDTLQGVYKTSYTNPDTKNEEWMISTQFSPVDARRAFPCFDRPDMKANFSISIIRPIQYKMALSNMPKSGSRRFRRGFIRDDFETTPKMPTYLVAFIVSNMVDSRLASQDSGMTPRVEIWTRPQFVGMTHYAYKMVRKFLPYYEDFFGIKNKLPKIDLVSVPDFGFAAMENWGLITFRDSALLVPEDLQLASSSEHMQVVAGIIAHELAHQWFGNLVTPKWWDDLWLKEGFACYMSYKALEHAHPEFQSMDTLTMLEFKESMEHDADNTSHAISFDVRSTNDVRRIFDPISYSKGTILLRMLNSIVGDVAFRSATRDLLKKFAYGNVDRDDLWAMLTRHGHEQGTLPKDLSVKQIMDSWITQPGYPVVNVERRGADLVLRQERYLLPSKNTADQSTWFIPITFETDELRKGDNIPTHWMRSEDEEELIVGNVFAHSSNSDNVIYLNLNRQGYYRVNYDMTSWLALKKNFSTLPRITRAQLLDDALHLSQAEYLTYDIPLTFLMELFDAVDDELLWIAAKPGLNYLIYNLKREPAYETFRAFMKFIVRPAFDHYGLNEPDNESHLQLKHRALVAYFACKFNYDRCTQKAQMKFREWMRDPKNNPIKPNLKSVIYCTSLAEGSSPEWYFAYKQYKTTTSASEKEEILTSLGCTTKPWLLSKYLNMTINPTSGILKQDGALAFRAVASNAIGHEIAFDFLQGNIKEIAEYYGDGFSTLSEMIKSLTIYMNKDYHKHQLLDLAATCRKLGLHAVESAIELALEQVNNNIYWRSHSYHSLKNFLEGIVSEFQINIF
- the LOC6729795 gene encoding aminopeptidase N isoform X3; translation: MEGGYVNEEDSDAIMGVESPGGQLKTKNGQKYVFNGPPSGVYVSKACLIIAAFITVLALLFTIAITYFVTRQGLNPKEVTPSCITADHPDVNATPIQTAGWVSMNSPPPLEAATPTAMASPTPTNTPTVTTTLAMPASSAKPETRMVDPKVGDIPAVEPAAGEVEDSTTKPINRPLKLYEGWRPLHYSLLIEPSVATSISNGSLTIEIERDVSKVTSWEPIVLDVHNVSISNVRVIRYLEDAAGNSSEEQDLDFDSDYGEDNATFVIQLGKALAVETQLRVLLSLDFVSQVTDTLQGVYKTSYTNPDTKNEEWMISTQFSPVDARRAFPCFDRPDMKANFSISIIRPIQYKMALSNMPKSGSRRFRRGFIRDDFETTPKMPTYLVAFIVSNMVDSRLASQDSGMTPRVEIWTRPQFVGMTHYAYKMVRKFLPYYEDFFGIKNKLPKIDLVSVPDFGFAAMENWGLITFRDSALLVPEDLQLASSSEHMQVVAGIIAHELAHQWFGNLVTPKWWDDLWLKEGFACYMSYKALEHAHPEFQSMDTLTMLEFKESMEHDADNTSHAISFDVRSTNDVRRIFDPISYSKGTILLRMLNSIVGDVAFRSATRDLLKKFAYGNVDRDDLWAMLTRHGHEQGTLPKDLSVKQIMDSWITQPGYPVVNVERRGADLVLRQERYLLPSKNTADQSTWFIPITFETDELRKGDNIPTHWMRSEDEEELIVGNVFAHSSNSDNVIYLNLNRQGYYRVNYDMTSWLALKKNFSTLPRITRAQLLDDALHLSQAEYLTYDIPLTFLMELFDAVDDELLWIAAKPGLNYLIYNLKREPAYETFRAFMKFIVRPAFDHYGLNEPDNESHLQLKHRALVAYFACKFNYDRCTQKAQMKFREWMRDPKNNPIKPNLKSVIYCTSLAEGSSPEWYFAYKQYKTTTSASEKEEILTSLGCTTKPWLLSKYLNMTINPTSGILKQDGALAFRAVASNAIGHEIAFDFLQGNIKEIAEYYGDGFSTLSEMIKSLTIYMNKDYHKHQLLDLAATCRKLGLHAVESAIELALEQVNNNIYWRSHSYHSLKNFLEGIVSEFQINIF
- the LOC6729795 gene encoding aminopeptidase N isoform X2 is translated as MEGGYVNEAIISFTNPKLQMPLMASAIYAPTTTTTTTSTAGTPTSAKNASASATASASASLSSPAGPLAAGSASTSSAAAGGGPWQGLVAKLRNFKLDDTKNIRKRFHFDYISKDRFLGGQLKTKNGQKYVFNGPPSGVYVSKACLIIAAFITVLALLFTIAITYFVTRQGLNPKEVTPSCITADHPDVNATPIQTAGWVSMNSPPPLEAATPTAMASPTPTNTPTVTTTLAMPASSAKPETRMVDPKVGDIPAVEPAAGEVEDSTTKPINRPLKLYEGWRPLHYSLLIEPSVATSISNGSLTIEIERDVSKVTSWEPIVLDVHNVSISNVRVIRYLEDAAGNSSEEQDLDFDSDYGEDNATFVIQLGKALAVETQLRVLLSLDFVSQVTDTLQGVYKTSYTNPDTKNEEWMISTQFSPVDARRAFPCFDRPDMKANFSISIIRPIQYKMALSNMPKSGSRRFRRGFIRDDFETTPKMPTYLVAFIVSNMVDSRLASQDSGMTPRVEIWTRPQFVGMTHYAYKMVRKFLPYYEDFFGIKNKLPKIDLVSVPDFGFAAMENWGLITFRDSALLVPEDLQLASSSEHMQVVAGIIAHELAHQWFGNLVTPKWWDDLWLKEGFACYMSYKALEHAHPEFQSMDTLTMLEFKESMEHDADNTSHAISFDVRSTNDVRRIFDPISYSKGTILLRMLNSIVGDVAFRSATRDLLKKFAYGNVDRDDLWAMLTRHGHEQGTLPKDLSVKQIMDSWITQPGYPVVNVERRGADLVLRQERYLLPSKNTADQSTWFIPITFETDELRKGDNIPTHWMRSEDEEELIVGNVFAHSSNSDNVIYLNLNRQGYYRVNYDMTSWLALKKNFSTLPRITRAQLLDDALHLSQAEYLTYDIPLTFLMELFDAVDDELLWIAAKPGLNYLIYNLKREPAYETFRAFMKFIVRPAFDHYGLNEPDNESHLQLKHRALVAYFACKFNYDRCTQKAQMKFREWMRDPKNNPIKPNLKSVIYCTSLAEGSSPEWYFAYKQYKTTTSASEKEEILTSLGCTTKPWLLSKYLNMTINPTSGILKQDGALAFRAVASNAIGHEIAFDFLQGNIKEIAEYYGDGFSTLSEMIKSLTIYMNKDYHKHQLLDLAATCRKLGLHAVESAIELALEQVNNNIYWRSHSYHSLKNFLEGIVSEFQINIF
- the LOC6729795 gene encoding aminopeptidase N isoform X4, giving the protein MEGGYVNEGGQLKTKNGQKYVFNGPPSGVYVSKACLIIAAFITVLALLFTIAITYFVTRQGLNPKEVTPSCITADHPDVNATPIQTAGWVSMNSPPPLEAATPTAMASPTPTNTPTVTTTLAMPASSAKPETRMVDPKVGDIPAVEPAAGEVEDSTTKPINRPLKLYEGWRPLHYSLLIEPSVATSISNGSLTIEIERDVSKVTSWEPIVLDVHNVSISNVRVIRYLEDAAGNSSEEQDLDFDSDYGEDNATFVIQLGKALAVETQLRVLLSLDFVSQVTDTLQGVYKTSYTNPDTKNEEWMISTQFSPVDARRAFPCFDRPDMKANFSISIIRPIQYKMALSNMPKSGSRRFRRGFIRDDFETTPKMPTYLVAFIVSNMVDSRLASQDSGMTPRVEIWTRPQFVGMTHYAYKMVRKFLPYYEDFFGIKNKLPKIDLVSVPDFGFAAMENWGLITFRDSALLVPEDLQLASSSEHMQVVAGIIAHELAHQWFGNLVTPKWWDDLWLKEGFACYMSYKALEHAHPEFQSMDTLTMLEFKESMEHDADNTSHAISFDVRSTNDVRRIFDPISYSKGTILLRMLNSIVGDVAFRSATRDLLKKFAYGNVDRDDLWAMLTRHGHEQGTLPKDLSVKQIMDSWITQPGYPVVNVERRGADLVLRQERYLLPSKNTADQSTWFIPITFETDELRKGDNIPTHWMRSEDEEELIVGNVFAHSSNSDNVIYLNLNRQGYYRVNYDMTSWLALKKNFSTLPRITRAQLLDDALHLSQAEYLTYDIPLTFLMELFDAVDDELLWIAAKPGLNYLIYNLKREPAYETFRAFMKFIVRPAFDHYGLNEPDNESHLQLKHRALVAYFACKFNYDRCTQKAQMKFREWMRDPKNNPIKPNLKSVIYCTSLAEGSSPEWYFAYKQYKTTTSASEKEEILTSLGCTTKPWLLSKYLNMTINPTSGILKQDGALAFRAVASNAIGHEIAFDFLQGNIKEIAEYYGDGFSTLSEMIKSLTIYMNKDYHKHQLLDLAATCRKLGLHAVESAIELALEQVNNNIYWRSHSYHSLKNFLEGIVSEFQINIF